A window of the Microvirga terrae genome harbors these coding sequences:
- a CDS encoding bifunctional rhamnulose-1-phosphate aldolase/short-chain dehydrogenase encodes MDTATQAVKLLDNHWDDAKAATLDEPGLLLYRSNLLGADKRITNYGGGNTSAKVIETDPLTGEKAEVLWVKGSGGDVGTIKLDGFATLYMDKLRSLKTLYKSVEDEDRMVGFLPHATFNLNTRAASIDTPLHGFLPYKHVDHMHPDAIIAIAASRNSRELTREIFGDEIGWLPWRRPGFQLGLDLEAFARANPDAKGVVLESHGLFTWADDAKECYALTLRIINRAIQWFAERTAGKPVFGGAVTSSLARDERRRIAARLMPEIRGRIGQAERKLGHFDDQDAVLEFVNSADLKPLAQLGTSCPDHFLRTKIRPLVLDFDPKAPDVDAVLAGLNAALEAYRADYTRYYEQSKHPNSPKMRDPNPVIFLIPGVGMLSFARDKATARIASEFYVNAINVMRGASSVSEYQGLPEQEAFDIEYWLLEEAKLQRMPKPKSLAGRVAFITGGAGGIGRATAERLVTEGACVVLADIDQDSLTGTVEDFSKRYGQDSVRGVTLNVTSEPEVLSSFIEASVEFGGIDILVSNAGIASSAPVEDTDLAMWNRNIDILATGYFLVSREAFRLFRRQKLGGNVVFVSSKNGLASSPNASAYCTAKAAEIHLARCLALEGADAGIRVNTVNPDAVLRGSKIWTGEWREQRAASSKLAVDELEEHYRKRSLLKLNVFPEDIAEAIYFLASDLSAKSTGNIINVDAGNATSFTR; translated from the coding sequence GTGGACACCGCGACCCAAGCCGTCAAACTCCTCGACAATCACTGGGACGACGCCAAGGCGGCCACTCTCGACGAGCCGGGCCTCCTGCTCTACCGCTCCAATCTGCTCGGCGCCGACAAGCGGATCACCAATTACGGCGGCGGCAACACCTCGGCCAAGGTGATCGAGACCGATCCGCTCACGGGCGAGAAGGCCGAGGTGCTCTGGGTCAAGGGGTCGGGCGGCGACGTGGGCACGATCAAGCTCGACGGCTTCGCGACCCTCTACATGGACAAGCTGCGCTCCCTGAAGACCCTCTACAAGAGCGTCGAGGACGAGGACCGCATGGTCGGCTTCCTGCCCCATGCCACGTTCAATCTCAACACGCGGGCGGCGTCCATCGACACGCCGCTCCACGGCTTCCTGCCCTACAAGCATGTGGATCACATGCATCCCGATGCGATCATCGCGATCGCCGCGTCCAGGAATTCGCGCGAGCTGACCCGGGAGATCTTCGGCGACGAGATCGGCTGGCTCCCCTGGCGCCGCCCCGGATTCCAGCTCGGCCTCGATCTGGAGGCTTTCGCCAGGGCTAATCCCGATGCCAAGGGCGTGGTGCTCGAGAGCCACGGCCTCTTCACCTGGGCGGACGACGCCAAGGAATGCTACGCGCTGACCCTGCGCATCATCAACCGGGCCATCCAGTGGTTCGCCGAAAGGACGGCCGGCAAGCCGGTCTTCGGCGGCGCCGTGACGTCGAGCCTCGCGCGCGACGAGCGCCGCAGGATCGCCGCGCGCCTGATGCCGGAGATCCGCGGCAGGATCGGCCAGGCGGAGCGCAAGCTCGGTCATTTCGACGACCAGGATGCGGTGCTCGAATTCGTCAACTCGGCCGACCTGAAGCCCCTGGCCCAGCTCGGCACAAGCTGCCCCGACCACTTCCTGCGCACGAAGATCCGCCCGCTCGTGCTCGACTTCGACCCGAAGGCGCCGGACGTCGACGCGGTTCTCGCCGGTCTCAATGCGGCGCTCGAAGCCTACCGGGCCGATTACACCCGCTACTACGAGCAGTCGAAGCACCCGAACAGCCCGAAGATGCGCGATCCCAACCCGGTGATCTTCCTGATCCCCGGCGTCGGCATGCTGTCCTTCGCCCGCGACAAGGCGACGGCGCGCATCGCGAGCGAGTTCTACGTCAATGCCATCAACGTGATGCGCGGTGCCTCCTCGGTGTCCGAGTATCAGGGTCTTCCCGAGCAGGAAGCCTTCGACATCGAGTACTGGCTGCTCGAAGAAGCCAAGCTCCAGCGCATGCCGAAGCCCAAGAGCCTTGCGGGCCGCGTGGCCTTCATCACCGGCGGCGCCGGCGGCATCGGCCGAGCCACGGCCGAGCGGCTGGTGACTGAGGGCGCCTGCGTGGTGCTGGCGGACATCGATCAGGATTCGCTGACCGGCACGGTGGAGGATTTCTCCAAGCGTTACGGGCAGGATTCCGTGCGCGGCGTGACGCTCAACGTCACGAGCGAGCCGGAAGTCCTATCCTCCTTCATCGAGGCCAGCGTCGAATTCGGCGGCATCGACATCCTCGTGTCCAATGCCGGCATCGCCTCCTCGGCGCCCGTCGAGGACACCGACCTGGCGATGTGGAACCGCAACATCGACATTCTGGCGACGGGCTATTTCCTCGTCTCGCGGGAGGCCTTCCGCCTGTTCCGGCGCCAGAAGCTCGGCGGCAACGTGGTCTTCGTCTCGTCGAAGAACGGGCTCGCCTCCTCGCCCAACGCCTCGGCCTATTGCACCGCGAAGGCGGCGGAGATCCACCTCGCCCGCTGCCTGGCCCTGGAGGGGGCAGACGCCGGCATCCGCGTGAACACGGTCAACCCCGACGCCGTGCTGCGCGGCTCCAAGATCTGGACCGGCGAATGGCGCGAGCAGCGCGCCGCCTCGTCGAAGCTCGCCGTCGACGAGCTGGAGGAGCATTACCGCAAGCGCTCCCTGCTGAAGCTGAACGTCTTCCCGGAGGACATTGCCGAGGCGATCTACTTCCTCGCATCCGACCTATCGGCGAAGTCGACCGGCAACATCATCAACGTGGATGCGGGCAACGCGACGTCGTTCACGCGATAG
- a CDS encoding DeoR/GlpR family DNA-binding transcription regulator: MHERERHRIILSAVQEKPVATVQDLVELTSASEATIRRDIAALHVQGRLRRVRGGAEALHPAQIGSLAAKPFRVSEAENIAKKRAIAREAVALCTEGDAIIINGGTTTFQMVHYLSARRLQVFTNSFAIAEHLVKHSKNQVMLPGGSIYRDQSIILSPFENDVTRNFYARRMFMGAQGVGTLGVMEQDALIIQAEQKLINQADELVLMVDSTKFQRRSSLILCPLDRVSTLITDDAIPDSARTMIENAGIKLIIARTTAADQSMESSSAA, translated from the coding sequence ATGCACGAACGTGAAAGGCACCGGATCATCCTGAGCGCCGTCCAGGAGAAGCCGGTCGCGACAGTCCAGGATCTCGTGGAGCTGACCTCCGCGTCGGAGGCCACGATCCGCCGCGACATCGCGGCCCTCCATGTTCAGGGGCGCCTGCGGCGCGTCCGCGGCGGCGCGGAGGCCCTTCACCCGGCCCAGATCGGCAGCCTCGCGGCCAAGCCCTTCCGCGTCTCGGAGGCGGAGAACATCGCCAAGAAGCGCGCCATCGCCCGCGAGGCCGTGGCTTTGTGCACCGAGGGCGACGCCATCATCATCAATGGCGGCACGACCACGTTCCAGATGGTGCATTACCTGTCGGCCCGGCGGCTGCAGGTCTTCACGAACTCGTTCGCTATCGCCGAGCACCTCGTCAAGCATTCCAAGAACCAGGTGATGCTGCCGGGCGGTTCGATCTATCGCGACCAGAGCATCATCCTCTCGCCGTTCGAGAACGACGTGACGCGCAACTTCTACGCACGCCGCATGTTCATGGGCGCCCAAGGCGTCGGCACGCTGGGCGTCATGGAGCAGGACGCCCTGATCATCCAGGCCGAGCAGAAGCTCATCAATCAGGCGGACGAGCTGGTCCTGATGGTGGATTCCACCAAGTTCCAGCGCCGCTCCAGCCTCATTCTCTGTCCCCTCGACAGGGTCTCCACGCTGATCACCGACGACGCCATCCCGGATTCGGCCAGGACCATGATCGAGAATGCGGGAATCAAGCTGATCATCGCCCGAACGACGGCGGCCGATCAGTCGATGGAATCCTCATCGGCGGCCTGA
- the rhaS gene encoding rhamnose ABC transporter substrate-binding protein, whose amino-acid sequence MKAFAKLALGTALGLALFAGQASAQTMKIGLVAKSLGNGFFEAANKGAQEAAKELGGVEVIYTGPTSTTAEGQIEVINALIAQRVDAIAISANDPDAVVPALKRAAQRGIKVISWDSAVGKDGRIVHLNPSSNELIGNMCLKLAASHLPDGKGDFAILSATSTSTNQNTWIAEMKKQLPKYPGLNLVTTVYGDDLADKSYREAQGLLKSHPNVKVIVAPTTVGVLAASQVVKDAGKIGQVYVTGLGLPSEMAGAVHSGATKEFAIWNPIDLGYSATQIAYRLVKGETDGKPGSEINAGRMGKIKIGDNGEAAMADPFVYNKSNVDEFAKIF is encoded by the coding sequence ATGAAAGCATTTGCGAAGCTCGCCCTCGGCACGGCACTCGGTCTGGCCCTGTTCGCCGGCCAGGCCAGCGCCCAGACCATGAAGATCGGCCTCGTGGCAAAATCCCTCGGCAACGGCTTCTTCGAAGCGGCCAACAAGGGCGCCCAGGAAGCCGCCAAGGAGCTGGGCGGCGTCGAGGTGATCTATACCGGTCCGACCAGCACGACCGCCGAAGGCCAGATCGAGGTGATCAACGCGCTCATCGCCCAGCGAGTCGACGCGATCGCGATCTCGGCCAACGATCCGGATGCGGTCGTCCCGGCGCTGAAACGGGCCGCGCAGCGCGGCATCAAGGTGATCTCGTGGGATTCCGCCGTCGGCAAGGACGGACGCATCGTTCACCTTAACCCGTCGTCGAACGAGCTGATCGGCAACATGTGCCTGAAGCTCGCCGCGTCCCATCTGCCTGACGGCAAGGGCGACTTCGCGATCCTGTCGGCGACCTCCACCTCGACCAACCAGAACACCTGGATCGCCGAGATGAAGAAGCAGCTTCCGAAATATCCGGGGTTGAACCTCGTCACCACCGTGTACGGTGACGATCTGGCCGACAAGAGCTACCGCGAAGCGCAGGGCCTGCTGAAGTCGCATCCGAACGTGAAGGTGATCGTCGCCCCGACCACGGTGGGCGTGCTCGCCGCCTCGCAGGTGGTGAAGGATGCCGGCAAGATCGGTCAGGTCTACGTGACGGGCCTCGGCCTTCCGTCCGAAATGGCCGGAGCCGTCCATTCCGGCGCTACGAAGGAATTCGCGATCTGGAACCCGATCGACCTCGGCTACTCGGCCACGCAGATCGCCTATCGCCTCGTGAAGGGCGAGACCGACGGCAAGCCCGGTTCCGAGATCAATGCCGGTCGCATGGGCAAGATCAAGATCGGCGACAACGGCGAGGCCGCCATGGCCGACCCCTTCGTCTACAACAAGAGCAACGTCGACGAGTTCGCCAAGATCTTCTGA
- a CDS encoding sugar ABC transporter ATP-binding protein, translating into MSVVQALPEIQVPLLEMRGISKSFPGVKALDQVDVALHPGTVTALIGENGAGKSTLVKILTGIYQPDAGEIVVDGVPVHFANAEAAIRSGITAIHQETVLFDELSVAENIFLGHAPRSRLGFVNWGAMNARAAALLSSIDAPISPYTRLKDLSIAHRHLVAIARALSVEARVVIMDEPTAALSYKEVEDLFRIIERLKKQGKAILFISHKFEEVYQIAERFVVFRDGRSIGSGLLSQTGQDEIVRMMVGRSVDHVFPKTDVAIGATVLKVSGYSHPTEFDGISFDLRRGEILGLYGLVGAGRSELCQALFGITRPSAGSLELEGRAVDIRSPADAIAAGIVYVPEERGRHGAVLQMPIFQNISMATLGRTTRAGFLRQAEEFALARRYAERLDLRAAALSVPVGTLSGGNQQKVVIGKWLAARPKVIILDEPTKGIDIGSKAAVHAFMSELAGEGLSVIMVSSELPEILGMSDRVMVMREGRMAGLWERGNLDAETLVRAATGNV; encoded by the coding sequence ATGTCCGTGGTTCAGGCGCTTCCCGAGATCCAGGTTCCGCTTCTGGAAATGCGCGGCATTTCGAAGTCGTTTCCCGGAGTCAAGGCTCTCGATCAGGTGGATGTCGCGCTCCATCCGGGAACCGTGACGGCGCTGATCGGCGAGAACGGGGCCGGCAAGTCGACCCTCGTGAAGATCCTCACCGGGATCTATCAGCCGGATGCCGGCGAGATCGTCGTCGACGGCGTTCCGGTGCATTTCGCTAATGCCGAGGCGGCGATCCGGAGCGGCATCACGGCGATACATCAGGAGACCGTGCTCTTCGACGAGCTCTCGGTCGCCGAGAACATCTTCCTCGGGCACGCGCCGAGGAGCCGCCTGGGCTTTGTCAATTGGGGCGCCATGAACGCCCGTGCGGCGGCGCTGCTCTCCTCCATCGACGCGCCGATCAGCCCCTACACGCGGCTGAAGGATCTCTCGATCGCGCATCGCCATCTCGTGGCCATCGCGCGCGCCCTGTCGGTCGAGGCTCGCGTGGTCATCATGGACGAGCCGACCGCCGCGCTCTCCTACAAGGAGGTCGAGGATCTCTTCCGGATCATCGAGCGGCTGAAGAAGCAGGGCAAGGCCATCCTGTTCATCAGCCACAAGTTCGAGGAGGTCTATCAGATCGCCGAGCGCTTCGTGGTGTTCCGCGACGGCCGCTCCATCGGGTCCGGGTTGCTGTCGCAGACCGGGCAGGACGAGATCGTGCGCATGATGGTCGGCCGTTCCGTCGACCACGTCTTTCCGAAGACCGACGTGGCGATCGGCGCAACCGTCCTGAAGGTCTCGGGCTATTCCCATCCGACCGAGTTCGACGGCATCTCGTTCGACCTGCGACGCGGAGAAATCCTTGGGCTCTACGGCCTTGTCGGGGCAGGGCGGTCGGAACTCTGCCAAGCGCTGTTCGGCATCACCCGACCGAGCGCCGGATCGCTCGAGCTCGAGGGACGGGCCGTCGACATCCGTTCGCCGGCGGACGCCATCGCGGCTGGCATCGTCTATGTGCCCGAAGAGCGCGGCCGCCACGGCGCCGTGCTGCAGATGCCGATCTTCCAGAACATCTCCATGGCGACGCTCGGCCGGACCACCCGGGCCGGCTTCCTCCGGCAGGCGGAGGAGTTCGCCCTGGCCCGGCGCTATGCCGAGCGGCTCGATCTTCGCGCCGCAGCGCTCTCGGTCCCCGTCGGCACCCTGTCGGGCGGCAATCAACAGAAGGTGGTGATCGGGAAATGGCTCGCCGCCAGGCCGAAGGTCATCATCCTGGACGAGCCGACCAAGGGCATCGACATCGGGTCGAAGGCCGCCGTGCATGCCTTCATGAGCGAACTCGCCGGCGAGGGGTTGAGCGTGATCATGGTGTCGTCCGAGCTGCCCGAGATCCTGGGCATGTCCGACCGTGTGATGGTGATGCGGGAAGGGCGGATGGCAGGTCTCTGGGAGCGCGGCAACCTCGATGCCGAGACGCTGGTGCGCGCAGCCACGGGCAACGTCTGA
- a CDS encoding ABC transporter permease, with product MSRILKYRELLLVAIIAVLIAVFSFRAPGFAAPESLANIFNDTSILMILALGQMAVILTKSIDLSVAANLSFTGMAIAMTNAAFPQIPLPLLIAAAMGLGALLGAINGFMVWRIGIPSIVATLGTLTIYRGMAFVLSGGAWVNQTQMTPAFLNTPRVSLLGLPLLGWTAILVIAAISLVFTRTVFGRALYAAGGNPTAALYAGIDVGRTRFFAFVLSGALAGLCGYLWVSRYAVAYVDIAAGFELDTVAACVIGGISTLGGIGSVGSAVLGALFLGVIKNALPVINISPFWQMAISGFVIIVAVLFNARQEKRKGRLILRDAVKRGPTLSEAPAEGAAA from the coding sequence ATGAGCCGAATCCTGAAATACCGTGAACTCCTGCTGGTCGCGATCATCGCGGTCCTGATCGCGGTGTTCTCCTTCCGCGCGCCGGGCTTCGCCGCTCCGGAGAGCCTTGCGAACATCTTCAACGACACGTCCATCCTGATGATCCTGGCGCTCGGCCAGATGGCCGTGATCCTCACCAAGTCCATCGACCTGTCTGTGGCCGCCAACCTGTCCTTCACCGGCATGGCGATCGCCATGACGAACGCGGCCTTTCCGCAGATCCCGCTGCCGCTCCTCATCGCGGCCGCCATGGGACTCGGTGCGCTGCTCGGGGCGATCAACGGCTTCATGGTCTGGAGGATCGGCATCCCGTCCATCGTGGCGACGCTGGGCACGCTCACGATCTACCGCGGCATGGCGTTCGTGCTCTCGGGCGGCGCCTGGGTCAACCAGACCCAGATGACTCCGGCCTTCCTCAATACGCCGCGCGTCTCCCTGCTCGGACTCCCGCTGCTCGGCTGGACGGCCATCCTGGTAATTGCCGCCATCAGCCTTGTGTTCACCCGCACGGTGTTCGGGCGTGCGCTCTACGCCGCGGGCGGCAATCCGACGGCGGCGCTCTATGCCGGCATCGACGTGGGCCGCACCCGGTTCTTCGCCTTCGTCCTGTCGGGCGCTCTGGCGGGCCTTTGCGGCTATCTCTGGGTGTCCCGCTATGCGGTCGCCTATGTGGACATCGCGGCCGGGTTCGAGCTCGACACGGTGGCGGCCTGCGTGATCGGCGGGATCTCGACCCTCGGCGGCATCGGGTCCGTCGGCAGCGCCGTTCTCGGGGCCCTGTTCCTCGGCGTGATCAAGAACGCGCTTCCGGTGATCAACATCTCGCCGTTCTGGCAGATGGCTATCTCCGGCTTCGTGATCATCGTGGCCGTCCTCTTCAACGCCCGGCAGGAGAAGCGGAAGGGTCGCCTCATCCTGCGCGACGCCGTCAAACGCGGTCCGACGCTGTCGGAAGCGCCAGCCGAGGGAGCCGCCGCATGA
- a CDS encoding ABC transporter permease, with amino-acid sequence MSTLILEKQLARHIPDKLSTPAGRILGSWETLLAAVAIAIFIANSLASPHFLDLWNLSDATYNFTEKAMIAFAMTLLIISGEIDLSVAAVIALASTAMGAAAQAGFQTPALVGVGLGVGLLCGAFNGFLVARIGLPSIVVTIGTMSLFRGIAQIVLGDQAYGGYPASFAWFGQGYMSDFSWWPTLPGFEVVTFEMVAFLILAVLFGILLHWTVFGRWIYAIGNNAFAAQFSGIPVRRTKFTLFLMTGLMSGFAAVCLTSRLGSTRHTIAAGWELEVVTMAVLGGVSILGGSGTIPGVVLAAIVMGLVTFGLGLLNVPGIVMSIFIGLLLILVIALPIVFRRIRSRTPA; translated from the coding sequence ATGAGCACGCTCATTCTGGAGAAGCAGCTGGCCCGGCACATCCCCGACAAGCTCTCCACGCCCGCCGGGCGAATCCTCGGCAGCTGGGAGACCCTGCTGGCCGCGGTCGCCATCGCGATCTTCATCGCCAATTCCCTGGCGTCGCCTCACTTCCTCGATCTGTGGAATCTGTCGGACGCCACCTACAACTTCACCGAGAAGGCGATGATCGCCTTCGCCATGACGCTGCTGATCATCTCGGGCGAGATCGACCTGTCGGTGGCGGCCGTCATCGCCCTGGCGTCGACCGCCATGGGAGCCGCCGCGCAGGCGGGATTCCAGACGCCGGCGCTGGTTGGGGTCGGGCTCGGCGTCGGGCTGCTCTGCGGGGCCTTCAACGGCTTTCTGGTCGCGCGGATCGGCCTGCCCTCCATCGTCGTGACCATCGGCACCATGAGCCTGTTCCGCGGCATCGCCCAGATCGTCCTCGGCGACCAGGCTTATGGCGGCTATCCGGCGAGCTTCGCGTGGTTCGGGCAGGGCTACATGTCGGACTTCTCCTGGTGGCCGACGCTTCCCGGATTCGAGGTGGTGACCTTCGAGATGGTGGCATTCCTGATCCTCGCCGTCCTGTTCGGCATCCTGCTCCACTGGACGGTCTTCGGGCGCTGGATCTACGCCATCGGCAACAACGCCTTCGCGGCGCAGTTCTCCGGCATCCCGGTCCGGCGCACCAAGTTCACCCTGTTCCTGATGACCGGGCTCATGAGCGGGTTCGCGGCCGTATGCCTCACGTCCCGCCTAGGCTCGACGCGCCACACCATCGCGGCGGGCTGGGAGCTCGAGGTGGTCACCATGGCGGTGCTCGGCGGTGTGAGCATCCTCGGCGGCTCCGGCACGATCCCGGGCGTGGTGCTCGCCGCCATCGTCATGGGGCTCGTCACCTTCGGGCTCGGCCTTCTCAACGTTCCCGGCATCGTCATGTCGATCTTCATCGGCCTCCTGCTGATCCTCGTGATCGCGCTGCCCATCGTGTTCCGCCGCATCCGCTCGAGGACCCCCGCATGA
- the rhaM gene encoding L-rhamnose mutarotase, which yields MSAREKVAFKMQLSPGMEEEYRRRHDEIWPELVELLKDAGVEDYSIHLDRETGILFGVLWRRTDHRMADLPGHPVMKRWWAHMADIMATNPDNSPLDTPLVTVFHMA from the coding sequence ATGAGTGCCAGGGAAAAAGTCGCGTTCAAGATGCAGCTCAGTCCCGGCATGGAGGAGGAATACCGCCGCCGGCACGACGAGATCTGGCCGGAACTGGTCGAACTCCTGAAGGACGCCGGTGTCGAGGACTACTCGATCCATCTCGACCGGGAGACCGGGATCCTGTTCGGCGTTCTGTGGCGGCGGACGGATCATCGCATGGCGGATCTGCCCGGCCATCCGGTGATGAAGCGCTGGTGGGCCCACATGGCGGACATCATGGCGACCAATCCCGACAATTCGCCGCTCGACACGCCGCTCGTCACCGTCTTCCATATGGCGTGA
- a CDS encoding FGGY-family carbohydrate kinase, which translates to MKVAVLDVGKTNVKAVIVDADERREVAARTRPNRVLTDGPYPHFDVDGIFAFFMQSLKELNAECGFDAISITAHGASGALLGKDALVMPVLDYEFGYPPEIDATYDAIRPPFSETFSPRLPGGLNLGAQLHYQKTAFPQAFETTRTIVTYPQYWAWRLTGIAATEVTSLGCHTDLWRPQQGSFSSLVERLGIADKLAPVQKPSDRLGDVTEDIAGTIGLARPVPVYCGIHDSNASLLPHLGQHQAPFAVVSTGTWVVIFAVGGDLDHLDPTRDTLANVDALGRAVPSARFMGGREFELLTKGQGTATPDAIRRIVDERILLTPGVVPGCGPFPAARHRVVNASNDLNPDETYVAASLYAALMTKACLDLTRAAGLVIVEGPFARNALYVEALSKAVGRAVIPVSGSTGTSIGAALLALGTSDPLAAREQPAPVLNQLPAAFHEYCAEWGLLVEKDAV; encoded by the coding sequence ATGAAAGTCGCTGTGCTCGATGTCGGCAAGACCAATGTGAAGGCCGTCATCGTCGATGCCGACGAGAGGCGTGAAGTCGCCGCCCGCACGCGTCCCAACAGGGTGCTGACCGACGGACCCTATCCGCATTTTGACGTGGACGGGATCTTCGCGTTCTTCATGCAGTCCCTGAAGGAGCTCAACGCCGAGTGCGGGTTCGACGCCATCTCGATCACGGCCCACGGCGCGAGCGGTGCGCTTCTCGGGAAAGACGCCCTGGTGATGCCGGTCCTCGACTACGAGTTCGGCTACCCGCCGGAGATCGACGCCACGTATGACGCGATCAGGCCGCCCTTCTCGGAGACGTTCTCGCCGCGCCTACCCGGCGGCCTCAATCTCGGAGCACAGCTGCACTATCAGAAGACCGCTTTCCCGCAGGCCTTCGAGACCACGCGCACCATCGTCACCTACCCGCAATATTGGGCCTGGAGGCTCACCGGCATCGCCGCGACGGAAGTGACGTCGCTCGGCTGCCACACCGATCTCTGGCGGCCGCAGCAGGGGAGCTTCTCCTCGCTCGTCGAGCGCCTGGGGATTGCCGACAAGCTGGCTCCCGTCCAAAAGCCGTCGGACCGTCTGGGTGATGTGACGGAGGACATCGCCGGGACGATCGGGCTCGCTCGCCCCGTGCCTGTCTATTGCGGCATCCACGACTCGAATGCGTCGCTGCTGCCCCATCTCGGTCAGCATCAGGCGCCGTTCGCCGTCGTCTCGACCGGCACATGGGTGGTGATCTTCGCGGTCGGCGGAGACCTGGATCACCTCGATCCGACCCGAGATACGCTCGCGAATGTGGACGCTCTCGGGCGCGCAGTGCCGTCGGCCCGCTTCATGGGCGGGCGTGAATTCGAGCTGCTCACAAAAGGCCAGGGGACGGCGACGCCGGACGCCATCCGCCGCATCGTGGACGAGCGCATTCTCCTGACGCCGGGCGTCGTGCCCGGATGCGGCCCGTTTCCCGCTGCACGCCATCGGGTCGTCAATGCGTCGAACGATCTGAATCCTGATGAGACCTATGTGGCGGCCTCGCTTTACGCGGCTCTCATGACGAAGGCTTGTCTCGATCTCACCCGCGCGGCAGGCCTGGTCATCGTCGAGGGTCCTTTCGCGCGCAATGCCCTCTATGTGGAAGCCCTGTCGAAAGCGGTCGGGCGCGCGGTCATTCCCGTTTCCGGCTCGACCGGGACAAGCATCGGCGCGGCGCTTCTTGCGCTTGGAACTTCAGATCCGCTCGCGGCTCGGGAACAGCCCGCGCCCGTCCTCAACCAGCTTCCGGCCGCGTTTCACGAATATTGTGCCGAGTGGGGCCTCCTTGTGGAGAAGGATGCCGTCTGA
- a CDS encoding GlxA family transcriptional regulator gives MLHVVVLFLNGGCASTALLPMEIFRNAGTLWNLLSGKAPEPRFRVTTASLGGGPAVTDQLVSLLPSSAVETVERPDLVFVPAGGLPLDTLMQTGYSIDAVIERNAGVIPWLQTWAKAGARIAGVCSGVALLAEAGLLDGEPATTHWALADVYRKRFPEVDWQPDYLITDAGHVACSGGINSAADLSLYLVERLAGRDIALQCAKALLIEMPRTWQIAFADVVLRRDHRDENIQRAQDWVHQHFRQSIGVDAIAARVGMSPRNFIRRFKDATGHTPMSYIHIVRVTMAKRLLEDGQQTIQEVSRAVGYDDVIFFRDLFKRHTGICPTDYRSRFGASPMSTSFDQRGSRIEVPAGPPW, from the coding sequence ATGCTCCATGTGGTCGTTCTGTTCCTGAATGGCGGTTGCGCCTCGACGGCCCTGCTCCCGATGGAGATCTTCCGCAATGCCGGGACCCTTTGGAATCTTCTCAGCGGCAAGGCACCGGAACCACGATTCCGCGTGACGACGGCCTCCCTTGGAGGTGGCCCGGCCGTGACGGATCAGCTGGTCTCGCTTCTCCCCTCCAGCGCCGTCGAGACGGTGGAGCGACCGGATCTCGTTTTCGTCCCGGCGGGCGGGCTGCCGCTCGATACACTGATGCAGACGGGCTATTCCATCGACGCGGTCATCGAGCGCAACGCCGGCGTCATCCCCTGGCTGCAGACATGGGCCAAGGCAGGAGCGAGGATCGCCGGTGTCTGTTCGGGGGTCGCCCTGCTTGCCGAGGCGGGACTGCTCGACGGGGAGCCTGCAACGACCCATTGGGCATTGGCGGATGTTTATCGCAAGCGCTTCCCGGAGGTGGACTGGCAGCCGGATTATCTGATCACCGATGCCGGACACGTCGCCTGCAGCGGCGGCATCAACTCAGCCGCTGACTTGAGCCTTTATCTGGTCGAGCGGCTTGCCGGCCGCGACATCGCCTTGCAATGCGCCAAAGCCCTGCTCATCGAGATGCCGCGAACCTGGCAAATCGCCTTTGCCGATGTCGTTCTTCGCAGGGATCACAGGGATGAGAACATCCAGCGCGCGCAGGATTGGGTGCACCAGCATTTTCGGCAGTCGATTGGCGTCGATGCCATCGCAGCCAGGGTCGGCATGAGTCCGCGCAACTTCATTCGCCGCTTCAAGGATGCGACCGGTCACACGCCGATGAGCTACATTCACATCGTTCGCGTGACCATGGCGAAACGATTGCTGGAGGACGGGCAGCAGACGATCCAGGAGGTGAGCCGGGCGGTCGGGTACGACGACGTGATTTTCTTCCGAGACCTGTTCAAGCGCCACACGGGCATTTGCCCGACAGATTATCGAAGCCGCTTCGGAGCGTCACCCATGTCGACTTCCTTCGATCAGCGCGGCTCACGCATCGAGGTTCCTGCTGGCCCCCCGTGGTGA